A single window of Zea mays cultivar B73 chromosome 10, Zm-B73-REFERENCE-NAM-5.0, whole genome shotgun sequence DNA harbors:
- the LOC103642222 gene encoding LOW QUALITY PROTEIN: auxin response factor 13 (The sequence of the model RefSeq protein was modified relative to this genomic sequence to represent the inferred CDS: inserted 3 bases in 2 codons) translates to MATEPALPQGHGDGDSIVDRDVWLACAVPFSRVPTVGAEVYYFPDGHAEQHLLAPLPASHRFPCTCTVTDVSLGAEDRTDEVFAKISLRPGPAAASRPEPGPGPGSSNSTRQGLSYFVNELLHRDTSTSGMFCIPRYCTEHIFPKLDLNANPPEQDLVMRDTRGKPWQFHHIYVVKIRQHRLTAGWSEFVDAKLLVAGDTIVFMRHPNGDLILGLRRKAXQDVMEAARLAAVGRPFTVTYFPRQAAVEFVVPHSEVDSALATSWERGAQVXEDENKQRSVWVDGHVVKANRQNIWRMLEIHWWGDSPASASPPSRAMSRFVNLPDKINDQMYTIDPYVCQVKDPY, encoded by the exons ATGGCGACCGAGCCAGCGCTTCCCCAAGGCCACGGCGATGGCGATAGCATCGTAGACCGCGACGTCTGGCTGGCCTGCGCCGTCCCGTTCTCTCGCGTCCCTACCGTCGGCGCCGAGGTCTACTACTTTCCCGACGGCCACGCCGAGCAGCACCTGCTGGCGCCGCTCCCTGCGTCGCACCGCTTCCCCTGCACCTGCACCGTCACCGACGTGAGCCTCGGCGCGGAGGACAGGACGGACGAGGTGTTCGCCAAGATCTCCCTCAGGCCAGGCCCCGCCGCCGCTTCTCGTCCGGAGCCCGGGCCCGGGCCCGGCAGCAGCAACAGCACGCGGCAGGGGCTCAGCTACTTCGTCAATGAGCTCTTGCATAGAGACACGAGTACCAGCGGAATGTTCTGCATCCCACGCTACTGCACGGAGCACATCTTCCCCAAGCTCGACCTGAATGCCAACCCGCCCGAGCAGGACCTCGTCATGCGCGACACCAGGGGCAAACCGTGGCAGTTCCACCACATCTACGTAGTCAAGATACGCCAACACCGGCTCACCGCCGGGTGGAGCGAGTTCGTCGACGCCAAGCTGCTGGTGGCGGGGGACACCATCGTCTTCATGCGCCACCCCAACGGCGACCTCATCCTCGGCCTGCGCCGCAAGG ACCAGGACGTCATGGAGGCCGCGCGCCTCGCCGCCGTGGGCAGGCCCTTCACGGTCACCTACTTCCCGAGACAGGCCGCCGTGGAGTTCGTCGTCCCGCACAGCGAGGTGGATAGCGCGCTCGCCACCAGCTGGGAACGAGGCGCGCAGGT GGAGGACGAGAACAAGCAGCGCAGCGTGTGGGTCGACGGCCACGTCGTCAAGGCGAACCGCCAAAACATCTGGCGGATGCTCGAG ATCCACTGGTGGGGTGACTCACCTGCATCTGCGTCACCACCGTCACGAGCAATGAGCAGATTTGTGAAT